From Eremothecium sinecaudum strain ATCC 58844 chromosome V, complete sequence, a single genomic window includes:
- a CDS encoding allantoate permease family MFS transporter (Syntenic homolog of Ashbya gossypii ADR330W; Syntenic homolog of Saccharomyces cerevisiae YGR260W (TNA1)), whose amino-acid sequence MSLLKNDEGDFVLPDKEHEVSPCSSNTITMKPGLEHPMEAKIVRKMDIYLLPPLCLLYFLSNLDKSNIGNAAIAGLPEDLNLVGNQYGNCVTVFFATYILVDPIGGNLLNILGAPVMMSACVIGFGAISLCTAWVKNYGQLLAMRLILGLFEGNIYPSINMYLTMCYRREQYAKRFAFVFFAACISSSFGGLISYACSKIVGSLSAWQYIFIVEGSITLAVVPLYIFGLSRNLEDAWFFNEEEREYIIARHDTIETFNPKEKFSWIQVWFAVKDIKTWNSAIALFCIDLTAFGLTVFMPIIISGMGFTYIKAQLMTVPVYFVTATTFFICSYFSDRFRVRSPFIIGSCITCAIGLAIVVASDLNGVRLLGIFILALGIYVNAATNCLWLSGNNGNYYKRATALGINLFCGSSSGLVSGQIFTSKDKPRYHKGLSICLALQIVAAVLTAVQVWLYYRLNKQKKEQLQECLEKDEEPSYDEKLSDMNPQFRYMY is encoded by the coding sequence ATGTCTTTGCTTAAGAATGATGAGGGCGATTTTGTCCTTCCTGACAAAGAGCATGAAGTTTCGCCATGCAGCAGCAATACTATAACCATGAAGCCCGGTTTGGAGCACCCTATGGAGGCCAAGATTGTCAGAAAAATGGATATTTACCTCTTGCCTCCCCTCTGTCTTCTTTATTTCTTATCAAATTTAGATAAGTCCAATATTGGTAATGCTGCAATTGCTGGATTACCAGAAGATTTGAATCTTGTAGGGAATCAATATGGTAACTGTGTGACGGTCTTTTTTGCAACATATATTCTGGTTGATCCAATTGGTGGAAATCTATTGAATATTCTAGGAGCGCCAGTTATGATGTCTGCTTGTGTTATTGGTTTTGGTGCTATTTCACTTTGTACTGCATGGGTAAAAAATTATGGACAACTTTTGGCGATGAGGCTTATACTTGGATTATTTGAAGGTAATATTTACCCATCTATTAATATGTACTTGACAATGTGCTATCGTCGGGAGCAATATGCAAAGAGATTTGCATTCGTGTTCTTTGCGGCATGTATCTCATCTTCTTTTGGAGGTTTGATTTCATACGCTTGCAGCAAAATTGTAGGTTCATTGAGTGCCTGGCAATATATTTTCATAGTCGAGGGCTCTATCACACTTGCAGTCGTTCCATTATATATCTTTGGACTAAGCAGAAATTTGGAAGATGCATGGTTTTTTAACGAAGAAGAGAGAGAATACATTATAGCGCGCCATGATACCATCGAAACATTTAATCCAAAAGAAAAATTTAGTTGGATTCAGGTATGGTTTGCAGTTAAGGATATTAAAACGTGGAATTCAGCAATTGCGTTATTCTGTATTGACTTAACGGCATTTGGATTAACTGTTTTTATGCCAATTATAATTTCTGGTATGGGCTTTACTTACATCAAAGCTCAGCTGATGACTGTTCCAGTATACTTTGTAACAGCTACAACCTTCTTTATTTGCTCATATTTCTCCGACAGGTTTAGAGTTAGGTCTCCATTTATTATAGGTTCATGTATCACTTGTGCAATTGGTCTTGCAATAGTGGTCGCTTCCGACCTAAATGGTGTGCGTCTCTTGGGGATTTTTATTCTAGCTCTCGGTATATATGTTAATGCAGCTACGAACTGCCTATGGTTAAGTGGAAATAATGGGAACTATTATAAACGTGCTACAGCATTGGGAATTAATTTATTCTGTGGTTCGTCGTCAGGATTAGTTTCTGGTCAAATATTTACTAGTAAAGATAAACCCCGCTATCATAAGGGTTTGTCAATTTGCTTAGCGCTTCAAATTGTAGCAGCCGTATTAACTGCTGTCCAGGTATGGTTGTACTATCGTTTAAACAAGCAAAAGAAGGAGCAGTTACAAGAATGCTTGGAAAAAGACGAGGAACCATCTTATGATGAGAAACTAAGCGATATGAATCCGCAATTCCGTTACATGTATTGA